One window from the genome of Candidatus Neomarinimicrobiota bacterium encodes:
- a CDS encoding ABC transporter permease, which translates to MSSLPFIAARHLKSRHDFSFITVIGYLSIAGLAIGVCVLILTLSILNGFERQIQEKIISFDGHIRLKSYLGGPLPATNSLLDSVMRRIPEILDRAPYVHHSAVLRYGLKTEGVFLEGISAKKAKSVFGTPDLLLSGEFHFQENEDGYSGIVVGSALAEKLGLSTGNRVVLFDLSTIGSLGKPPRLGQFYVAGTYKTGLREYDETIVYMDITSAQQLVGYDDKITGEILKLESAQSAAPVADKLNQLAGYPYFPSTWKDRHHDLFAWLSVQKYPITIIFALTALVAIINITSSLTMIVMEKVRDIGVLRAMGYSRRGISGLFVLEGGVVGLVGALLGEVLALVLGLLQMKYGILRIPEDVYFMKELPILFEVIHFVTVGAIAFLLALGATLYPSWKASCILPGEAVRYE; encoded by the coding sequence ATGTCTTCCCTTCCGTTCATCGCAGCCCGGCACCTAAAGTCGAGACACGATTTTAGCTTTATCACGGTTATCGGGTACCTTTCCATCGCCGGCCTCGCCATAGGCGTGTGTGTCCTCATCTTGACTTTGAGTATCCTCAACGGATTCGAACGCCAGATTCAAGAAAAGATCATCAGTTTCGACGGACACATTCGGTTGAAGAGCTATCTTGGCGGCCCCTTGCCCGCAACGAATTCCCTGCTGGATTCCGTCATGAGGAGGATTCCGGAGATCCTGGACCGTGCTCCATACGTTCATCACTCGGCTGTCTTGCGTTATGGTTTGAAAACGGAGGGAGTGTTTCTTGAGGGGATTTCTGCCAAAAAGGCAAAATCTGTTTTCGGCACACCCGATCTTCTGTTGTCAGGTGAGTTCCACTTCCAGGAGAATGAGGACGGTTATTCCGGGATAGTGGTGGGGTCCGCTCTTGCGGAAAAACTCGGTCTTTCCACGGGGAACCGGGTAGTTCTCTTTGACCTGAGTACCATCGGTTCGTTGGGGAAACCTCCCAGATTGGGCCAGTTTTACGTGGCAGGCACCTACAAAACGGGGCTCAGGGAATACGACGAAACCATTGTGTATATGGACATTACCAGCGCTCAACAGCTTGTCGGCTATGACGACAAGATAACGGGGGAGATACTCAAGTTGGAGAGCGCCCAGAGTGCCGCCCCCGTGGCTGATAAACTGAATCAACTGGCGGGATACCCCTATTTCCCATCCACGTGGAAGGACCGTCATCATGATCTTTTCGCCTGGCTATCGGTTCAAAAATATCCCATCACGATCATCTTTGCCCTCACCGCCCTCGTGGCAATCATCAATATTACATCATCCCTCACCATGATCGTCATGGAAAAGGTACGGGATATTGGTGTGCTACGGGCGATGGGTTACTCAAGGCGGGGTATATCGGGTCTCTTTGTTCTGGAGGGAGGGGTTGTGGGCTTAGTTGGCGCATTGCTGGGTGAGGTTCTCGCTCTCGTTCTGGGCCTCCTCCAGATGAAGTACGGAATTCTGCGGATTCCTGAAGACGTTTACTTCATGAAAGAGCTACCCATACTTTTTGAAGTCATTCATTTTGTCACAGTGGGAGCGATAGCTTTTCTGCTCGCTCTGGGAGCGACCTTGTACCCTTCCTGGAAAGCATCTTGCATTCTGCCTGGGGAGGCAGTGAGGTACGAATGA
- the lysS gene encoding lysine--tRNA ligase, which translates to MVRQKEKSLHQIIEFRKEKLDAVRSLGVNPYPYSLEVTHKSHQILADFDGMDGKKVTVAGRIVSMRRMGKASFFHIQDQDGKIQIYSKRDNLSEKTYELLKQLDIGDIVGVEGAVFATKTREISISANQLILLSKSLRPLPGMKEKDGTVFHSFTDKEQRYRRRYLDLIVNPHVKDTFIKRARIVRTVRDFLDDKGFVEVETPVLQPLYGGAFASPFKTRHRTLDQELYLRIADELYLKRLIIGGFDRVYELSKVFRNEGMDRNHNPEFTMLEFYVAYVDYNFLMDFTEKLIQKAAESVDMSSLSRGEEKIDLAPPYRRISYMELLNGAVGEDVFDMNERQLRKACDRLGIELEENSHLGRIYEIMMRELTEPKLISPTFVIDYPKVISPLAKVRRDGNSALVERFELFINGHELANAFSELNDPIDQRERLENQSRLKRRGYREAQTMDEDFLQALETGMPPTGGVGIGIDRLVMLLTGQRSIKDVILFPAMRPQTHE; encoded by the coding sequence GTGGTCCGTCAAAAAGAAAAAAGCCTTCATCAGATCATAGAATTCCGTAAGGAAAAACTGGACGCCGTCCGTTCTCTGGGCGTGAATCCATACCCCTATTCTCTCGAAGTTACCCATAAGTCGCACCAGATTCTTGCGGATTTCGACGGGATGGATGGGAAAAAAGTCACGGTGGCAGGAAGAATCGTCTCCATGCGAAGAATGGGAAAAGCATCATTTTTTCATATTCAGGATCAAGATGGAAAGATTCAGATCTATTCGAAACGGGACAATCTCAGCGAGAAGACATATGAGCTTCTGAAGCAATTGGATATTGGGGATATCGTGGGTGTTGAGGGTGCTGTATTTGCCACCAAGACGCGGGAGATCAGCATCTCCGCGAACCAGTTGATCCTGCTGTCAAAAAGTCTGCGGCCTCTTCCCGGAATGAAGGAAAAAGACGGTACTGTGTTCCACTCCTTCACCGATAAGGAGCAGCGCTATCGCAGGCGCTACCTTGATCTGATTGTCAACCCACATGTCAAAGATACTTTCATAAAGAGGGCCAGGATTGTACGTACCGTCCGTGATTTTCTCGATGACAAAGGATTTGTTGAAGTGGAAACACCGGTGCTGCAGCCTCTGTATGGTGGGGCCTTCGCCTCGCCATTCAAGACTCGACACAGGACGCTCGATCAAGAGCTTTATCTCCGGATCGCGGATGAGCTTTATCTCAAGCGACTCATAATCGGAGGATTTGACCGGGTTTACGAGCTGTCAAAAGTCTTTCGGAACGAGGGAATGGACCGGAACCACAATCCGGAGTTCACCATGCTTGAATTCTACGTGGCGTACGTGGACTATAATTTCTTGATGGACTTCACCGAAAAGCTGATCCAAAAGGCGGCAGAGTCTGTGGACATGTCATCCCTTTCGCGGGGGGAGGAAAAAATCGATCTGGCTCCACCCTACCGCCGGATTTCCTACATGGAACTGCTGAATGGGGCTGTGGGTGAGGACGTGTTTGACATGAACGAGAGACAACTCAGGAAGGCATGCGACCGACTCGGCATCGAGCTGGAGGAAAATTCGCATCTTGGTCGCATCTATGAAATCATGATGCGCGAACTCACAGAACCCAAATTAATTTCACCAACTTTTGTCATCGACTACCCGAAGGTGATTTCACCTCTGGCCAAGGTTCGGAGGGATGGGAATTCTGCCCTCGTGGAGAGGTTTGAGCTTTTCATCAATGGTCATGAATTGGCCAACGCCTTTTCCGAGCTCAACGACCCCATCGATCAGCGCGAGCGGCTGGAGAATCAATCCAGATTGAAAAGGCGGGGGTACAGAGAGGCTCAAACTATGGATGAAGATTTCTTACAGGCCCTGGAAACAGGAATGCCCCCTACGGGTGGTGTGGGAATTGGAATCGACCGGCTGGTCATGCTCCTCACGGGACAGCGTTCCATCAAGGATGTAATCCTGTTTCCCGCCATGCGTCCCCAGACCCATGAGTGA